Proteins from one Niallia circulans genomic window:
- a CDS encoding transglycosylase domain-containing protein has translation MEVIAKDRLKNSAKYIRLIIILAILAAFIFSIGFAGVLIYAKVLGAPPLTVSQSTIYYSDDGTIIGESNSGQKRYWVPIEEISPDLINATVSIEDKGFYDHHGFDYKRIAAAMLADIKAMAKVQGASTITQQYARNLFLEHEKTWKRKLSEAFYTIRLEMFYTKQEILEGYINTIYYGHGAYGAEAASQFYFGKPAADLTLGEAAMLAGIPKGPSVYSPLVSPENAKKRQGIILHSLMENGYISEKDMQAAEAAKLEFTGEFPISSAETAPYFQDAVKNILKTELNMDDRAIQLGGLRVYTTLNTKQQKTAEDTVKSEISDTSNIQVGFVAMDPSNGYVKALVGGRDYSESSFNRATQAARQPGSTIKPLLYYAALEHGFTPVTLMSSEKTTFRFDDGRDPYIPHNFNNKYADGNITMAQALALSDNVYAVKTHLFLGMDVLADTAKRFGLSTPMQVVPSLALGTSNVKVVEMANAYSMLANGGQNTSPVFITKIETADGQVVYRNKQEKEQVLNEDLAFIMNSMMTGMFDKNLNGYASVTGSTILNNITRIYAGKSGTTESDSWMIGYTPQLVSAVWTGYDDGSPITISADKTYAKKVWVKFMENSLKNQPIVGFKPTKGTAAAYIDPKSGKLATEACSPKRLMYFTKDKVPTQYCDDLPKNESSKPTDDSGQKQVEKLPWYKRIFHW, from the coding sequence ATGGAAGTCATTGCAAAGGATCGCCTGAAGAATTCAGCCAAATATATCAGGCTGATTATCATTCTGGCAATACTGGCCGCGTTTATTTTCAGCATTGGTTTTGCAGGGGTCCTTATCTATGCGAAGGTTTTGGGTGCACCGCCTTTAACTGTTTCCCAGTCAACCATTTACTATTCTGACGATGGAACGATTATCGGTGAGAGCAACAGTGGGCAAAAGAGATACTGGGTTCCGATTGAGGAAATAAGTCCAGATTTAATCAATGCAACTGTATCCATAGAGGACAAGGGTTTCTATGACCATCATGGCTTTGATTATAAACGCATAGCAGCAGCGATGCTTGCTGACATAAAGGCAATGGCAAAGGTACAGGGTGCAAGTACTATCACACAGCAGTATGCTAGAAATCTTTTTTTAGAGCATGAAAAGACGTGGAAAAGAAAGCTTTCTGAAGCCTTTTATACAATCAGGCTCGAGATGTTCTACACAAAGCAGGAAATCCTTGAGGGTTATATTAATACCATCTATTATGGTCATGGCGCTTATGGTGCTGAAGCCGCAAGCCAGTTTTATTTTGGTAAGCCTGCAGCAGATCTAACGTTAGGTGAGGCAGCAATGCTCGCAGGTATACCGAAAGGGCCGAGTGTTTACTCTCCACTAGTATCACCTGAGAATGCCAAGAAGAGACAAGGTATTATTCTTCATTCCTTAATGGAAAACGGCTATATCAGTGAAAAGGATATGCAGGCAGCAGAAGCAGCAAAGCTTGAGTTTACAGGAGAATTCCCTATATCAAGTGCAGAAACAGCACCTTACTTTCAGGATGCCGTGAAAAACATCTTAAAAACAGAGCTGAATATGGACGATCGGGCCATTCAGCTTGGCGGGTTGCGTGTATATACAACCTTAAATACAAAGCAGCAAAAAACTGCAGAAGATACAGTCAAAAGTGAAATAAGTGACACGAGTAATATCCAAGTTGGCTTTGTTGCAATGGATCCAAGCAACGGTTATGTTAAAGCGCTGGTTGGTGGTCGGGATTACAGCGAAAGTTCCTTCAACAGGGCGACACAGGCTGCGCGTCAGCCTGGATCTACCATTAAGCCGCTTCTTTACTATGCAGCTTTAGAGCATGGATTTACGCCTGTGACGTTGATGAGCAGTGAAAAAACGACCTTCCGGTTTGATGATGGCCGTGATCCATATATACCTCATAATTTTAACAATAAGTATGCGGATGGAAACATCACGATGGCCCAAGCACTCGCTTTATCAGATAATGTATACGCAGTTAAGACACATTTATTTCTTGGAATGGATGTGTTGGCAGACACAGCTAAAAGGTTTGGACTGTCAACACCGATGCAGGTCGTTCCTTCCTTGGCATTAGGAACTTCCAATGTGAAGGTAGTCGAAATGGCTAACGCATACAGCATGCTCGCAAATGGTGGCCAGAACACTTCACCAGTGTTCATTACGAAAATTGAGACAGCAGACGGGCAAGTGGTTTATAGAAATAAACAAGAAAAAGAACAGGTTTTGAATGAAGATTTAGCATTCATCATGAATTCTATGATGACAGGCATGTTTGACAAAAATCTAAATGGCTATGCAAGCGTGACTGGCAGTACCATCTTAAATAATATTACGAGAATTTACGCTGGAAAATCGGGAACAACTGAATCTGACAGCTGGATGATTGGCTATACTCCTCAGCTCGTTTCTGCTGTATGGACAGGCTACGATGATGGTAGTCCTATTACCATCTCGGCCGATAAAACTTATGCCAAAAAGGTTTGGGTTAAATTTATGGAAAACAGCCTCAAGAATCAACCAATAGTTGGCTTTAAACCAACGAAGGGAACTGCCGCTGCTTATATTGACCCGAAAAGCGGCAAGCTTGCGACAGAGGCTTGTTCACCAAAAAGATTAATGTATTTCACTAAGGATAAGGTTCCAACCCAATATTGCGACGACCTTCCTAAAAATGAGTCGTCGAAGCCGACCGATGACAGCGGCCAAAAACAAGTCGAGAAGCTACCATGGTATAAACGAATTTTCCATTGGTAA